ATTGATCCGCAAGCAAACGCTACTACGGGAATGGGATTTAGTAGAAGTGACTATGAATTTAATATCTACCATGTTTTAACTGATCGCAAAAAACTTTCGCAAATAGTACTAAAAACAGAAATCCCAACACTTTTTCTAGCGCCGTCAAATATCGGCTTGGTTGGCATAGAGCAGGAATTTAACGACCAAAGTAAAGATTACAAACTGATCTTGAAAAACAAAATAGCCGAGGTTTTAGACGATTATGACTTTATCATCATCGATAGCCCTCCTGCTCTTGGCAGTATTACGATAAATGCTTTAAGTGCTAGCGATAGCGTTATTATACCGATACAGTGTGAATTTTATGCACTTGAGGGGCTTGCGCTTATACTAAATACAGTAAAAATCATCAAAAAAACTATAAATCCAAAGCTTAGCATAAAGGGATTTTTGCCGACCATGTTTAGTTCTCAAAACAATCTCTCAAAAGAGACGGTGGCAAATTTAAAGCAGCATTTTAAGCACAAGCTTTTTGTTAGCAAAGACAGCGAAGATGATTTGGTTATTATCCCGCGTAATGTAAAGCTTGCCGAAAGCCCGAGTTTTGGCAAGCCGGTTATTCTTTACGATATAAAGTCACCAGGCTCGATCGCATATCAAAATTTGGCTCATTCGATACTTAATTAAGGACAATAATGGCAAAGAAAAAGTTAGAAATCAATCTAGGAAATATGCTCTCTGACGCAAATTCTGCATACAAAGATGATGATGTTCTTGACTATTTTGGACTTAGCTCCGATGTGGTTGAAGAGATTGATGTAGCTAAAATATCGCCAAATCCATATCAACCACGTAAAAATTTTGATGAAGAAGCCTTAAAAGAATTGGCTCAAAGTATTAAACGACACGGTCTTATTCAACCTATTATTGTTATTAGAAAAGACGGCGGATATATGCTTATCGCGGGCGAGCGTAGATTTAGAGCCACAAAGCTACTTAATGAAAGCAAGATAAAGGCGATAGTTGCCAACCTAGAATCAAAAAATTTAAGAGAAATCGCACTTATTGAAAATATTCAACGTGAAAATTTAAATCCTATAGAGCTTGCTAATTCGTATAAAGAACTTATAAGCGAGTATAAAATCACCCAAGAGGGGCTATCAAATATAATCCACAAAAGTCGCACGCAAATAACAAACACAATGCGTCTTTTGCTTTTAAGCGAAACAACAAAACGACTTTTGCAAGAAGATAAAATCACGCAAGGTCATGCAAAAGTCATAGTTGGACTTAAGCCTGATGAGGAAAAAATGGTAGTTGATACTATCATTGGACAAAAACTTAGTGTGCGCGAAACCGAAAATTTAGTCAAAAAAATAAAATCCGGAAACGAGATCAAAAAAGAGATTTTAGAAGTATCTAAAGAGTATGAAAGTGAACTTTCAAATCTTCAAAAAATATTTAAAAATTTCAATATAAATGCAAAGATAAAGTCAAAAAATTTAATATTAAAATTTGACGACATATCGCAGATACAAGACTTTATAAATAGACTAAAATAATTTTTATGGAGTTTAATCTTATTTTTTACTAAATTATTGTAAAATTAGGCTCGATTTTATTTATTAAATAAAACTTAAAAACAAAGAAGGAGAGTGGATGTTAGAGATAGATTTGCCTCTAGTCGTCTTAACGGCCATGGTTTTCTTGGCTCTTATTGCTATTTTAAATCCTCTGCTTTACAAACCTATGTTGAAATTTATAGATGAACGAAACGCCTCTATAAAAAGCGACGAGGAAAGCACGAGTAAAAATGCAAATGACC
This is a stretch of genomic DNA from Campylobacter sp. RM6914. It encodes these proteins:
- a CDS encoding ParA family protein — translated: MSEVITIANQKGGVGKTTTAVNLAASLAVAEKKVLLIDIDPQANATTGMGFSRSDYEFNIYHVLTDRKKLSQIVLKTEIPTLFLAPSNIGLVGIEQEFNDQSKDYKLILKNKIAEVLDDYDFIIIDSPPALGSITINALSASDSVIIPIQCEFYALEGLALILNTVKIIKKTINPKLSIKGFLPTMFSSQNNLSKETVANLKQHFKHKLFVSKDSEDDLVIIPRNVKLAESPSFGKPVILYDIKSPGSIAYQNLAHSILN
- a CDS encoding ParB/RepB/Spo0J family partition protein — its product is MAKKKLEINLGNMLSDANSAYKDDDVLDYFGLSSDVVEEIDVAKISPNPYQPRKNFDEEALKELAQSIKRHGLIQPIIVIRKDGGYMLIAGERRFRATKLLNESKIKAIVANLESKNLREIALIENIQRENLNPIELANSYKELISEYKITQEGLSNIIHKSRTQITNTMRLLLLSETTKRLLQEDKITQGHAKVIVGLKPDEEKMVVDTIIGQKLSVRETENLVKKIKSGNEIKKEILEVSKEYESELSNLQKIFKNFNINAKIKSKNLILKFDDISQIQDFINRLK